From one Neorhizobium galegae genomic stretch:
- a CDS encoding efflux RND transporter periplasmic adaptor subunit codes for MKRKHVLTFVGLLAASGAAGAFLLGFEPTRPEAEAADPRTASPLVRVAEAARTGTAERSFTGAVASRIQSNLGFRVPGKIVERMVDVGQQVRQGQALMRIDETDLQLALTAKRNTVTAARAVLVQAQADEKRYAALVKNGLAATPQRYEQAKAALDTATAQLAAAEADAEVAENEAAYTVLLADADGTIVQTLGDPGQVVAAGQTVVQLAQAGPREAVVWLPETLRPQVGSEAQASVYGGSGLSGKARLRQISDSADPQTRTYEARYVLEGDAASAPLGSTVTIRILDADRQSEVAIPVGAILDDGNRTGVWVVNGATSTVKFTPIKVQRIGEETVFVTGIGTGEQVVALGAHLLADGATVRVASQQEVTK; via the coding sequence ATGAAACGCAAACATGTCCTGACTTTCGTAGGCCTCCTGGCAGCATCTGGGGCAGCCGGTGCCTTTCTGCTGGGTTTCGAACCCACCAGGCCGGAAGCCGAGGCTGCGGACCCAAGGACGGCTTCGCCACTGGTAAGAGTGGCGGAGGCGGCAAGGACTGGAACAGCGGAACGCTCGTTTACCGGCGCGGTCGCTTCCCGGATACAGAGCAATCTCGGATTTCGAGTTCCGGGCAAGATCGTCGAGCGGATGGTGGATGTGGGACAGCAGGTCAGGCAAGGTCAGGCTCTGATGCGCATTGACGAGACCGATCTCCAGCTCGCGCTCACAGCGAAGCGCAATACCGTTACCGCAGCACGAGCCGTTCTGGTCCAGGCGCAAGCAGATGAGAAACGCTATGCAGCGCTGGTGAAGAATGGCTTGGCGGCGACGCCACAGCGTTATGAACAGGCGAAGGCGGCCCTCGATACGGCAACGGCACAGCTTGCCGCGGCTGAAGCAGATGCCGAGGTTGCAGAAAACGAAGCAGCATACACGGTGTTGCTCGCAGACGCGGATGGAACCATCGTCCAGACGCTTGGGGACCCTGGACAAGTCGTAGCAGCGGGCCAGACGGTCGTTCAACTGGCGCAGGCGGGGCCGCGTGAAGCTGTTGTCTGGCTTCCGGAGACCTTGCGACCGCAGGTCGGCTCCGAGGCGCAGGCCAGCGTCTACGGTGGTAGTGGGCTCAGCGGGAAAGCCAGGCTGCGGCAGATCTCCGATTCCGCCGATCCCCAAACCCGTACCTACGAGGCGAGGTATGTTCTCGAAGGCGATGCGGCTTCCGCCCCGCTGGGCTCGACTGTGACGATCAGAATTCTCGATGCTGACCGCCAGTCGGAGGTCGCCATACCCGTCGGCGCTATTCTGGACGACGGTAATCGCACAGGCGTCTGGGTCGTGAACGGCGCCACATCGACGGTGAAGTTCACCCCGATTAAAGTTCAGCGGATTGGCGAGGAGACGGTATTTGTCACGGG
- a CDS encoding TetR/AcrR family transcriptional regulator, with the protein MRVSRAQAEENRETVINVASRLFREHGFDGIGLKDLMKGAGLTQGGFYKQFASKDDLAALASRRALESATRRWSTAAADGSDPLEAVMAFYLSKDHRGEKAEGCPIVALGSDAARQTAEVRRPFEDGIRAHFEVLDELMGNATSVGPSGKAMAILSLMVGAVTLSRIIEDESLSQGVLDAAAGEVRRIVHSDDVA; encoded by the coding sequence ATGAGAGTGAGCAGGGCACAAGCCGAAGAGAACCGTGAAACGGTGATCAACGTCGCAAGCCGTCTTTTCAGAGAGCATGGCTTCGATGGCATCGGGCTCAAGGATCTGATGAAGGGTGCAGGTCTCACGCAAGGTGGGTTCTACAAGCAGTTCGCGTCGAAGGACGACCTTGCTGCGCTGGCATCGCGGCGCGCGCTTGAAAGCGCTACAAGAAGATGGTCAACCGCGGCCGCAGATGGCTCCGACCCCTTGGAAGCTGTCATGGCGTTCTATCTTTCCAAGGATCACAGGGGAGAAAAGGCAGAAGGTTGCCCAATAGTGGCGTTGGGATCCGACGCGGCTCGGCAAACTGCAGAAGTTCGACGTCCATTCGAAGACGGGATCCGGGCTCATTTCGAAGTGCTGGATGAACTGATGGGGAATGCCACTAGCGTAGGTCCCAGCGGCAAGGCGATGGCCATACTGTCTCTGATGGTGGGTGCCGTCACGCTCTCCCGCATCATCGAGGATGAGAGCTTGTCGCAAGGCGTCCTCGACGCAGCCGCTGGTGAAGTCAGGCGTATTGTACACAGCGATGATGTTGCCTGA